A stretch of Geotrypetes seraphini chromosome 2, aGeoSer1.1, whole genome shotgun sequence DNA encodes these proteins:
- the FERD3L gene encoding fer3-like protein, with amino-acid sequence MAPVHSLDLYDRLCDFASFGNRTLSFWEGTPVLNRLSDPSKEELTTSPLLDRPKRKRMITYAQRQAANIRERKRMFNLNEAFDQLRKKVPTFAYEKRLSRIETLRLAIVYISFMTELLDSYQKKDGCSGLG; translated from the coding sequence ATGGCTCCTGTGCACAGCCTGGACCTGTACGACAGGCTATGTGATTTTGCCTCTTTTGGAAACAGAACCCTCTCTTTCTGGGAAGGAACGCCTGTTTTAAACAGGCTTAGTGATCCTAGTAAGGAGGAACTGACAACATCTCCTCTCTTAGACAGACCCAAAAGGAAACGGATGATTACCTATGCCCAGCGTCAAGCTGCCAACatcagggaaagaaagagaatgtTCAACCTCAATGAAGCTTTTGATCAGCTCAGGAAGAAGGTGCCTACTTTTGCATATGAGAAAAGGCTGTCCAGGATTGAAACTTTACGCCTTGCTATTGTCTACATTTCCTTTATGACAGAGCTGCTGGATAGTTACCAAAAGAAAGATGGATGCAGTGGGCTTGGATGA